In Stenotrophomonas sp. ESTM1D_MKCIP4_1, a single genomic region encodes these proteins:
- the smc gene encoding chromosome segregation protein SMC — MRLSTIKLSGFKSFVDPTTLHLPTNMTGVVGPNGCGKSNIIDAVRWVMGESSASRLRGDSLTDVIFSGSNARKPVSQATVELIFDNSDHTISGEYASFNEISVKRTVSRDGSSNYYLNGTKCRRRDITDLFLGTGLGPRSYSIIEQGMISQIIEARPEDLRVYLEEAAGISKYKERRKETETRIRHTRENLDRLGDLRDEISKQLEHLKRQARQAEQYQALQEERRVKDAEWKALEFRGLDGRLSKLREGLSQEETKLQQLIADQREAEARIETSRVRREEAADALNTAQAAVYQVGSTLARVEQQIQHQRELSQRLHKARDETRQALSELGQHISGDEAKLRVLREAVDDATPQLEALQEENEIKQESLREAEDRLASWQHRWEQHTSQSSEASRAGDVERTRVDYLDKQILDADRRREALAGERAGLDVDALEEAFEQLYLQHETQKTALDELGEDVERRKQGVTAVQEQQRTGQNELAELRKQSNGLRGRLASLETLQQAALGQEQGAAVAWLKAHGLDSAARVGERLDVDAGWENAVESALGQLIEGVLVEEPARLVDALGELGDGHIALVADASGELNVAPTSLAARVRGPVAIRRLLAHLHGARDLAEAKTLQAGLPEGDSIITQGGERLGQGWLRVSRSGAAQQGALLREREINELREQIEQLQDREAAVEEQLAAFRDQLLAAEQQREDAQRALYQAHRAVSELAGQLQGQQGKVEAARTRIDRIEGELGQLLETLDVNREQAREARSRLESAVSSMGDLESTRQGLEGERRQLTDARDVAREAARAVRERSHALALTLESQRAQVASLSQALERMSTQRGQLDSRLGELHSQLDEGDSPVESLQAEHQNALEERVRADRVLTEARTLLDGIDAELRNYEQTRHQRDEQALAQRERISQRKLDQQALVLSAETLQGAVEKAGFVLRDVLNALPDDARLGDWEQAVHQIDGRMRRLEPVNLAAIHEYGEASQRSDYLDAQHTDLTTALETLEDAIRKIDRETRGRFKDTFDRVNAGVQALYPRLFGGGHAYLELTGEDLLDTGVTIMARPPGKRVSSISLLSGGEKAMTAVALVFAIFQLNPAPFCLLDEVDAPLDEANVGRLANMVKEMSEKVQFLFVSHNKATMEAAHQLSGVTMREPGVSRLVSVDLEEAARLAGAA; from the coding sequence ATGCGTCTTTCCACGATCAAGCTGTCCGGCTTCAAGTCGTTCGTCGATCCGACCACCCTGCACCTGCCGACCAACATGACCGGCGTGGTGGGGCCCAATGGCTGCGGCAAGTCGAACATCATCGACGCCGTGCGCTGGGTCATGGGCGAAAGTTCGGCCAGCCGGCTGCGCGGCGACTCGCTGACCGACGTGATCTTCTCCGGTTCCAACGCCCGCAAGCCGGTTTCGCAGGCCACCGTCGAGCTGATCTTCGATAATTCGGACCACACGATTTCCGGCGAGTACGCCTCGTTCAACGAAATATCGGTCAAGCGCACGGTCAGCCGCGACGGCAGCAGCAACTATTATCTCAATGGCACCAAGTGCCGCCGCCGCGACATCACCGATCTGTTCCTGGGCACCGGCCTGGGGCCGCGCAGCTACTCGATCATCGAGCAGGGCATGATCAGCCAGATCATCGAGGCGCGCCCGGAAGACCTGCGCGTGTACCTGGAAGAAGCGGCCGGCATCTCCAAGTACAAGGAGCGCCGCAAGGAAACCGAAACCCGCATCCGCCACACCCGCGAGAACCTGGACCGCCTGGGCGATCTGCGCGATGAGATCAGCAAGCAGCTCGAACACCTCAAGCGCCAGGCCCGGCAGGCCGAGCAGTACCAGGCGCTGCAGGAAGAGCGCCGGGTCAAGGATGCCGAGTGGAAGGCGCTGGAGTTCCGTGGCCTCGACGGCCGCCTGTCCAAGCTGCGCGAAGGGCTGTCGCAGGAAGAAACCAAGCTGCAGCAGCTGATTGCCGACCAGCGTGAGGCCGAAGCCCGCATCGAGACCTCGCGCGTGCGCCGCGAAGAGGCCGCCGATGCACTCAATACCGCACAGGCCGCCGTCTACCAGGTCGGCAGCACGCTGGCCCGTGTCGAGCAGCAGATCCAGCACCAGCGTGAACTGTCGCAGCGCCTGCACAAGGCGCGCGACGAAACCCGGCAGGCATTGTCCGAGCTTGGCCAGCACATCAGTGGCGACGAAGCCAAGCTGAGGGTGCTGCGCGAGGCCGTCGACGATGCCACCCCGCAGCTGGAAGCGCTGCAGGAAGAGAACGAGATCAAGCAGGAAAGCCTGCGCGAGGCCGAAGACCGCCTGGCCAGCTGGCAGCACCGCTGGGAACAGCACACCTCGCAGAGCTCGGAAGCCTCGCGTGCCGGCGATGTCGAGCGGACCCGCGTGGACTACCTGGACAAGCAGATCCTTGATGCCGACCGGCGCCGCGAAGCGCTGGCCGGCGAGCGCGCCGGGCTGGACGTGGATGCGCTGGAAGAAGCCTTCGAGCAGCTGTACCTGCAGCATGAAACGCAGAAGACGGCGCTGGACGAACTCGGCGAGGACGTCGAACGCCGCAAGCAGGGCGTGACTGCCGTGCAGGAACAGCAGCGCACCGGCCAGAATGAACTGGCCGAGCTGCGCAAGCAGTCCAATGGCCTGCGTGGCCGCCTGGCGTCACTGGAAACCCTGCAGCAGGCCGCGCTCGGCCAGGAGCAGGGCGCCGCCGTGGCGTGGCTGAAGGCTCACGGGCTGGATTCGGCTGCACGCGTGGGCGAGCGTTTGGATGTCGATGCCGGCTGGGAAAATGCCGTGGAAAGCGCGCTCGGCCAGCTGATCGAGGGCGTGCTGGTGGAGGAGCCGGCGCGTCTGGTCGATGCGCTGGGCGAACTCGGCGATGGTCACATCGCGCTGGTGGCCGACGCATCCGGCGAACTGAACGTGGCGCCGACCTCGCTGGCCGCACGCGTGCGGGGCCCGGTGGCCATCCGCCGCCTGCTGGCCCACCTGCACGGTGCCCGTGACCTGGCCGAAGCGAAGACGCTGCAGGCCGGCCTGCCCGAGGGCGATTCGATCATCACCCAGGGCGGCGAGCGCCTGGGCCAGGGCTGGCTGCGGGTGTCGCGTTCCGGTGCCGCCCAGCAGGGTGCACTGCTGCGCGAACGCGAGATCAACGAACTGCGCGAGCAGATCGAACAGCTGCAGGACCGCGAGGCCGCAGTGGAAGAGCAGCTCGCGGCATTCCGTGACCAGTTGCTGGCGGCGGAGCAGCAGCGCGAGGACGCGCAGCGGGCGCTGTACCAGGCGCATCGTGCGGTGTCCGAACTGGCCGGCCAGTTGCAGGGCCAGCAGGGCAAGGTGGAAGCAGCGCGCACGCGCATCGATCGCATCGAAGGTGAGCTGGGCCAGCTGCTGGAAACCCTGGACGTCAACCGCGAACAGGCGCGCGAGGCGCGTTCGCGGCTGGAGAGTGCGGTCAGCAGCATGGGCGATCTGGAATCGACCCGGCAGGGCCTGGAAGGCGAGCGTCGTCAGTTGACCGATGCGCGCGATGTGGCCCGCGAAGCCGCGCGCGCGGTGCGCGAGCGTTCGCATGCACTGGCCCTGACTCTGGAGTCGCAGCGTGCGCAGGTGGCATCGCTGAGCCAGGCATTGGAGCGCATGAGTACCCAGCGCGGGCAGCTGGATTCGCGCCTGGGCGAACTGCATTCGCAGCTCGACGAAGGCGATTCGCCGGTCGAATCGCTGCAGGCCGAACACCAGAACGCGCTGGAAGAACGCGTGCGTGCCGATCGCGTGCTGACCGAAGCACGCACGCTGCTGGACGGCATCGACGCCGAACTGCGCAATTACGAACAGACCCGCCACCAGCGCGACGAACAGGCGCTGGCCCAGCGTGAGCGAATTTCGCAGCGCAAGCTTGACCAGCAGGCGCTGGTGCTCAGTGCCGAGACCCTGCAGGGTGCGGTGGAAAAGGCGGGTTTTGTGCTGCGGGACGTGCTCAACGCGCTGCCGGACGATGCCCGCCTGGGCGACTGGGAACAGGCCGTTCACCAGATCGACGGACGCATGCGCCGGCTGGAGCCGGTCAACCTGGCCGCCATCCATGAGTACGGAGAAGCATCGCAGCGTTCGGACTATCTGGACGCGCAGCACACCGACCTGACCACCGCGCTGGAAACCCTGGAAGACGCCATCCGCAAGATCGACCGCGAAACCCGTGGCCGCTTCAAGGACACCTTCGACCGCGTCAATGCGGGCGTGCAGGCACTGTACCCGCGCCTGTTCGGTGGCGGCCATGCCTATCTGGAACTGACCGGCGAGGACCTGCTGGATACCGGCGTGACCATCATGGCGCGCCCGCCGGGCAAGCGCGTGTCCAGCATCTCGCTGCTGTCCGGCGGTGAGAAGGCGATGACCGCGGTCGCCCTGGTGTTTGCGATCTTCCAGCTCAATCCCGCGCCCTTCTGCCTGCTGGACGAGGTGGACGCGCCGCTGGACGAGGCCAACGTCGGTCGCCTGGCCAACATGGTCAAGGAGATGAGCGAGAAGGTGCAGTTCCTGTTCGTCAGCCATAACAAGGCGACGATGGAGGCGGCCCACCAGCTGTCGGGCGTCACCATGCGCGAGCCGGGCGTCAGCCGCCTGGTCAGCGTGGACCTGGAAGAAGCCGCGCGATTGGCGGGCGCGGCCTGA
- the rplI gene encoding 50S ribosomal protein L9, whose translation MQLILLQKVTNLGNLGDLVDVKPGYGRNFLVPQGKAVPATESNKAEFEAKRAEYEAKAQAIHADADARKAKLEGASVTIAANASTEGKLYGSVGAREIADAFTAAGLPLSKSEVILGEGAFRNIGEYDVLVHLHADVETTVKVVVEAEKA comes from the coding sequence ATGCAGCTGATCCTCCTGCAGAAAGTCACCAACCTCGGCAACCTGGGCGACCTGGTCGACGTGAAGCCGGGCTACGGCCGTAACTTCCTCGTGCCGCAGGGCAAGGCCGTTCCGGCCACCGAGAGCAACAAGGCCGAGTTTGAAGCCAAGCGCGCCGAGTACGAAGCCAAGGCCCAGGCCATCCACGCCGACGCTGACGCCCGCAAGGCCAAGCTGGAAGGCGCGAGCGTGACCATCGCCGCCAACGCTTCGACCGAAGGCAAGCTGTACGGCTCGGTCGGCGCCCGCGAAATCGCCGATGCCTTTACCGCTGCCGGCCTGCCGCTGAGCAAGAGCGAAGTCATCCTGGGCGAAGGCGCCTTCCGCAACATCGGTGAGTACGACGTCCTGGTGCACCTGCACGCCGACGTTGAAACCACCGTCAAGGTTGTGGTTGAAGCCGAAAAGGCCTGA
- the rpsR gene encoding 30S ribosomal protein S18 has protein sequence MSKFFRRRKFCKFTAEGVKEIDYKDLNTLRQYLTENGKIVPSRVTGTKSKYQRQLATAVKRARFLALIPYTDNHDV, from the coding sequence ATGTCCAAGTTCTTCCGTCGCCGCAAGTTCTGCAAGTTCACGGCTGAAGGTGTGAAGGAGATCGACTACAAGGATCTCAACACCCTGCGCCAGTACCTGACCGAGAACGGCAAGATCGTGCCGAGCCGCGTCACCGGTACCAAGTCGAAGTACCAGCGCCAGCTGGCGACCGCCGTCAAGCGCGCTCGCTTCCTGGCCCTGATTCCGTACACCGACAACCACGACGTCTGA
- the rpsF gene encoding 30S ribosomal protein S6 — MSRHYEIVFMVHPDQSEQVPAMIERYKSLVENGNGTIHRLEDWGRRQLAYPIQNLVKAHYVLLNIEADQAVLNELTESFRFNDAVLRNLVIKRDEADTEQSLIMKSKDEKGDKPERGERRRRDDEEGESTTTADNEAGDDAASAA, encoded by the coding sequence ATGAGTCGTCATTACGAAATCGTGTTCATGGTCCACCCGGACCAGAGCGAGCAGGTCCCGGCCATGATCGAGCGCTACAAGTCGCTGGTCGAGAACGGCAACGGCACCATCCACCGTCTGGAAGACTGGGGCCGCCGCCAGCTGGCGTACCCGATCCAGAACCTGGTGAAGGCGCACTACGTGCTGCTGAACATCGAAGCCGACCAGGCCGTTCTGAACGAACTGACCGAAAGCTTCCGCTTCAACGACGCCGTGCTGCGCAACCTGGTCATCAAGCGTGACGAGGCTGACACCGAGCAGTCGCTGATCATGAAGAGCAAGGACGAGAAGGGTGACAAGCCGGAGCGCGGTGAGCGCCGTCGTCGTGACGACGAAGAAGGCGAGTCCACCACCACCGCTGACAACGAAGCCGGCGACGACGCCGCTTCCGCCGCCTAA
- a CDS encoding CbrC family protein, whose translation MERPVFTYHPNAYVTAFEAVDGVCDGCGQPRTLRYRGPFYSHANPDYLCPWCIADGSASARYDGEFTGWSDIEGVSPDPADPPPTIPRELLLEICERTPGYPSWQQSVWLSHCERPCAFLGFAGSQDLLPILDQVRPDVLAVNPRDADWVLEHLTRDGEMVGCLFQCLQCGQHRLHVDLG comes from the coding sequence ATGGAACGGCCGGTTTTCACCTATCACCCCAATGCCTACGTGACTGCCTTTGAAGCGGTCGATGGGGTCTGTGACGGCTGCGGCCAGCCCCGCACGCTCCGCTACCGCGGGCCGTTCTACTCCCACGCGAACCCCGATTATCTGTGCCCCTGGTGCATCGCCGACGGCAGCGCATCAGCACGCTATGACGGCGAATTCACCGGCTGGAGCGATATCGAGGGGGTATCGCCGGATCCGGCTGATCCGCCTCCGACCATCCCCCGCGAGCTCCTGCTGGAGATCTGCGAGCGCACGCCGGGCTACCCCTCGTGGCAGCAGTCTGTGTGGCTCAGCCATTGTGAACGGCCCTGCGCGTTCCTCGGATTTGCCGGCAGCCAGGACCTGCTGCCGATCCTGGATCAGGTCCGGCCGGACGTGCTGGCGGTCAACCCGCGCGACGCCGATTGGGTACTCGAACACCTGACCCGTGATGGGGAGATGGTCGGCTGCCTGTTCCAATGCCTGCAGTGCGGCCAGCACCGCCTTCACGTCGATCTGGGCTGA
- a CDS encoding iron-sulfur cluster assembly accessory protein, with product MAVSLTPIAFERVQRFVAQTPGALGLRFGVTKTGCSGWGHVTDLARDEREGDTVFDQDGVKIYVDAKSLALVDGTVIDFGKHGLSETFTFSNPNATAECGCGESFTTDADKA from the coding sequence ATGGCCGTCAGCCTGACCCCCATCGCCTTCGAGCGCGTGCAGCGCTTCGTCGCCCAGACCCCCGGCGCCCTGGGCCTGCGCTTCGGCGTGACCAAGACCGGCTGCTCCGGCTGGGGGCACGTGACCGACCTGGCCCGTGACGAACGCGAGGGAGACACCGTGTTCGACCAGGATGGCGTGAAGATCTATGTCGACGCCAAGAGCCTGGCCCTGGTGGATGGCACCGTCATCGACTTCGGCAAGCACGGCCTGAGCGAGACCTTCACGTTCAGCAACCCGAACGCCACCGCCGAGTGTGGCTGCGGCGAGAGTTTCACCACCGACGCCGACAAGGCCTGA
- the asnS gene encoding asparagine--tRNA ligase, whose product MTVVSVEHALAGKIPEGGEVTVRGWVRTVRGSANLAFVNVSDGSCFAPIQVVANDTLANFDEIKRLTSGCSVIATGTLVKSQGKGQSFEIQASALEVVGWVEDPLTYPIQPKPMSPEFLREVAHLRPRTNLFGAVTRIRNCLAQAVHRFFHENGFNWISTPIITTSDAEGAGQMFRVSTLDMVNLPRDEKGAIDFSRDFFGKETFLTVSGQLNVEAYCLALSKVYTFGPTFRAENSHTTRHLAEFWMIEPEIAFADLAEDARLAEEFLKYLFRAVLNERGDDLAFIAERVDKNAITKLEDFINAPFERIDYTDAVSLLQKSGKKFDFPVEWGLDLQTEHERWLTEEHVGRPVVVTNYPEHIKAFYMRLNDDGKTVAAMDVLAPGIGEIIGGSQREERLDVLDARMAQFGLDREHYSWYRDFRRYGSVPHAGFGLGFERLVVYVCGLSNIRDAIPYPRAPGSADF is encoded by the coding sequence ATGACGGTGGTCAGCGTTGAACATGCGCTTGCCGGGAAGATCCCGGAAGGCGGAGAAGTCACGGTACGCGGATGGGTGCGCACGGTGCGCGGTTCAGCGAATCTGGCCTTCGTCAATGTGAGCGACGGTTCCTGCTTCGCGCCGATCCAGGTCGTGGCCAACGACACGCTGGCCAATTTCGACGAGATCAAGCGCCTGACCAGCGGCTGCTCGGTCATCGCCACCGGCACCCTGGTGAAGTCGCAGGGCAAGGGCCAGTCGTTCGAGATCCAGGCCAGCGCGCTGGAAGTGGTCGGCTGGGTGGAAGACCCGCTCACCTACCCGATCCAGCCCAAGCCGATGTCGCCGGAATTCCTGCGCGAAGTGGCGCACCTGCGCCCGCGCACCAACCTGTTCGGCGCGGTCACCCGCATCCGCAACTGCCTGGCCCAGGCCGTGCACCGCTTCTTCCACGAGAACGGCTTCAACTGGATCAGCACCCCGATCATCACCACCTCCGACGCTGAAGGCGCCGGCCAGATGTTCCGCGTGTCCACCCTGGACATGGTGAACCTGCCGCGCGACGAGAAGGGCGCGATCGATTTCAGCCGCGATTTCTTCGGCAAGGAAACCTTCCTGACCGTGTCCGGCCAGCTGAACGTCGAGGCCTACTGCCTGGCGCTGAGCAAGGTCTACACGTTCGGCCCGACCTTCCGTGCCGAGAACAGCCACACCACCCGCCACCTGGCGGAATTCTGGATGATCGAGCCGGAAATCGCCTTCGCCGACCTGGCCGAAGACGCGCGTCTGGCCGAAGAGTTCCTGAAGTACCTGTTCCGCGCCGTACTGAACGAACGTGGTGACGATCTGGCCTTCATCGCCGAGCGCGTGGACAAGAACGCGATCACCAAGCTGGAAGACTTCATCAATGCCCCGTTCGAGCGCATCGACTACACCGATGCGGTCAGCCTGCTGCAGAAGTCCGGCAAGAAGTTCGACTTCCCGGTGGAATGGGGCCTGGACCTGCAGACCGAACACGAGCGCTGGCTGACCGAAGAACACGTCGGCCGCCCGGTGGTGGTGACCAACTATCCGGAGCACATCAAGGCCTTCTACATGCGCCTGAACGACGACGGCAAGACCGTCGCCGCGATGGACGTGCTGGCCCCGGGCATCGGCGAGATCATCGGCGGCAGCCAGCGCGAAGAGCGCCTGGACGTGCTCGATGCGCGCATGGCCCAGTTCGGCCTGGATCGCGAGCACTACAGCTGGTACCGCGATTTCCGCCGCTACGGTTCGGTGCCGCACGCCGGCTTCGGCCTGGGCTTCGAGCGCCTGGTGGTCTACGTCTGCGGCCTGTCCAACATCCGCGATGCGATCCCCTACCCGCGCGCCCCGGGCAGCGCGGACTTCTAA
- a CDS encoding FMN-binding negative transcriptional regulator: MFTPRDFAATDLLWLDRLLARDPFVTVLTTGEDGLPELTRVPVLYRRDGDRIELRGHWARANPQARHDGAAKVLVDGPHGYVSASWYPDKEAASRVPTWNYAAAELRGQLQRFDDTDVLAQLVSDIGDRFEASVGQAWQFEPQRDDHRRQLRGIIGFRFQVEQVQLKLKLSQNHPEANQQAVIAELEKLDTPHFTELAQWMRWHREQTAASG, translated from the coding sequence ATGTTCACCCCGCGCGACTTCGCCGCGACCGACCTGCTCTGGCTGGATCGCCTGCTGGCGCGTGATCCGTTCGTCACCGTGCTGACCACCGGGGAGGACGGCCTGCCCGAACTGACCCGCGTGCCAGTGCTGTACCGCCGCGACGGCGACCGGATCGAACTGCGCGGCCACTGGGCCCGGGCCAACCCGCAGGCGCGCCACGACGGCGCGGCCAAGGTACTGGTCGACGGCCCGCACGGCTACGTGTCCGCCAGCTGGTACCCGGACAAGGAAGCGGCATCGCGCGTACCGACCTGGAACTATGCCGCCGCCGAACTGCGCGGCCAGCTGCAGCGCTTCGACGATACCGACGTACTGGCCCAGCTGGTCTCCGACATCGGCGACCGCTTTGAAGCCAGTGTCGGCCAGGCCTGGCAGTTCGAGCCACAGCGCGACGACCACCGTCGCCAGCTGCGCGGCATCATCGGTTTCCGCTTCCAGGTCGAACAGGTACAGCTGAAGCTGAAACTGAGCCAGAACCACCCCGAGGCCAACCAGCAGGCAGTCATCGCCGAACTGGAAAAGCTCGACACCCCGCATTTCACCGAGCTGGCGCAGTGGATGCGCTGGCACCGCGAACAGACCGCCGCCAGCGGCTGA
- the can gene encoding carbonate dehydratase, producing MKDIHKLLQNNRDWADRIEKEDPEFFHQLAKQQHPEYLWIGCSDSRVPANQIIGMAPGEVFVHRNVANVVAHTDLNCLSVVQYAVDQLKVKHILIVGHYGCGGVHACLHNTRVGLADNWLRHVGDVMQKHTAIIDAIDTDELKHARLCELNVIEQVANLCRSTIVQDAWARGQKLMVHGWVYSLKDGRVREMGIDVGSPEELQPAYEKALSYVPRKGKRD from the coding sequence ATGAAAGACATCCACAAGCTGCTGCAGAACAACCGCGACTGGGCCGACCGCATCGAGAAGGAAGACCCCGAGTTCTTCCACCAGCTGGCCAAGCAGCAGCACCCGGAGTACCTGTGGATCGGCTGTTCCGATTCGCGCGTGCCGGCCAACCAGATCATCGGCATGGCCCCGGGCGAAGTCTTCGTGCACCGCAATGTGGCCAACGTGGTCGCCCACACCGACCTGAACTGCCTGAGCGTGGTGCAGTACGCGGTGGACCAGCTGAAGGTGAAGCACATCCTGATCGTCGGCCACTACGGCTGCGGTGGCGTGCATGCGTGCCTGCACAACACCCGCGTCGGCCTGGCTGACAACTGGCTGCGCCACGTCGGCGATGTGATGCAGAAGCACACCGCGATCATCGATGCGATCGACACCGATGAACTCAAGCATGCCCGCCTGTGCGAGCTGAACGTGATCGAGCAGGTCGCCAACCTGTGCCGCTCGACCATCGTGCAGGACGCCTGGGCCCGCGGCCAGAAGCTGATGGTGCATGGCTGGGTCTACAGCCTGAAGGACGGCCGCGTGCGCGAGATGGGCATCGACGTCGGTTCACCGGAAGAACTGCAGCCGGCCTACGAAAAGGCCCTGTCCTACGTGCCGCGCAAGGGCAAGCGCGACTGA
- a CDS encoding 3-hydroxyanthranilate 3,4-dioxygenase: protein MLAAPINLHAWIEENRHLLKPPVGNKMIDNGDFIVMVVGGPNSRTDYHYDEGPEWFYQLEGEMVLKVQEEGAVRDIPIRAGEIFLLPAKVPHSPRRPPGGIGLVVERKRLPHEKDGVIWHCERCNHKLHEEYFPLQNIETDLPKVFARYQASLELRTCSQCGHVDPLPAPAAG from the coding sequence ATGCTCGCCGCGCCGATCAACCTGCATGCCTGGATCGAAGAAAACCGCCACCTGCTGAAGCCGCCGGTTGGCAACAAGATGATCGACAACGGCGACTTCATCGTGATGGTGGTGGGCGGGCCGAATTCGCGCACCGACTACCACTATGACGAAGGCCCGGAGTGGTTCTACCAGCTGGAAGGCGAGATGGTGCTGAAGGTGCAGGAGGAGGGCGCGGTGCGCGACATTCCCATCCGCGCCGGCGAGATCTTCCTGCTGCCTGCGAAGGTACCTCATTCGCCGCGGCGCCCGCCCGGTGGCATCGGCCTGGTGGTGGAGCGCAAGCGCCTGCCGCACGAAAAGGACGGCGTGATCTGGCACTGCGAGCGCTGCAACCACAAACTGCACGAAGAGTATTTCCCGCTGCAGAACATCGAAACCGACCTGCCCAAGGTATTCGCGCGGTACCAGGCCAGCCTGGAACTGCGCACCTGCAGCCAGTGCGGGCACGTGGACCCGCTGCCTGCGCCGGCGGCGGGCTGA
- the kynU gene encoding kynureninase → MSDLLNRTHAIALDAADPLRPLRNEFLIPRHGGGEQTYFVGNSLGLQPRGAQAAVQEVMKQWGELAVEGHFTGPTQWLSYHRLVSAQLARVVGALPSEVVAMNTLSVNLHLMMVSFYRPTAERPVILMEAGAFPTDRHAVEAQIRFHGFDPADCLVEVQPDEANGTISMDAIERAIGEHGPRLALVLWPGVQYRTGQAFDLDAITRIARLQGARIGFDLAHSVGNMPLHLHEVAPDFAVWCHYKYLNSGPGAVAGAFVHERHHRDATLPRFAGWWGHDEATRFQMAPQFTPAIGAEGWQLSNPPILGLAPLRASLDLFERAGMEALRRKSLALTGLLDALVRARLPQVLDIVTPSEPERRGCQLSLRVIAGRERGRALFDHLRAIGVLGDWREPDVIRISPTPLYNRYLDVHHFVEEVEAWAGL, encoded by the coding sequence ATGTCCGACCTGCTCAACCGCACCCACGCCATCGCGCTGGACGCCGCCGATCCGCTGCGCCCGCTGCGTAACGAATTCCTGATTCCGCGCCATGGCGGCGGCGAACAGACCTACTTCGTCGGCAACTCGCTGGGCCTGCAGCCGCGTGGTGCGCAGGCCGCCGTGCAGGAAGTGATGAAGCAGTGGGGCGAACTGGCCGTGGAAGGCCACTTCACCGGCCCCACCCAGTGGCTGTCCTACCACCGCCTGGTCAGCGCCCAGCTGGCCCGCGTGGTCGGTGCGCTGCCCAGCGAAGTGGTGGCGATGAACACGCTGAGCGTGAACCTGCACCTGATGATGGTCAGCTTCTACCGGCCCACTGCCGAGCGCCCGGTCATCCTGATGGAGGCCGGCGCGTTCCCGACCGACCGCCACGCGGTGGAAGCGCAGATCCGCTTCCATGGTTTCGACCCCGCCGACTGCCTGGTGGAAGTGCAGCCGGACGAAGCCAACGGCACGATCTCGATGGACGCCATCGAGCGCGCCATCGGGGAACATGGGCCGCGCCTGGCGCTGGTGCTGTGGCCAGGCGTGCAGTACCGCACGGGCCAGGCCTTCGACCTTGATGCGATCACCCGCATCGCCCGCCTGCAGGGCGCACGCATCGGCTTCGATCTGGCCCATTCGGTCGGCAACATGCCGCTGCATCTGCACGAGGTCGCACCGGATTTCGCCGTGTGGTGCCATTACAAGTACCTCAACAGCGGCCCGGGCGCGGTCGCGGGTGCCTTCGTGCACGAACGCCACCATCGTGATGCCACCCTGCCCCGCTTCGCCGGGTGGTGGGGCCACGATGAAGCAACGCGCTTCCAGATGGCGCCGCAGTTCACCCCCGCCATCGGTGCCGAAGGCTGGCAGCTGAGCAACCCACCGATCCTCGGCCTGGCGCCGCTGCGAGCATCGCTGGACCTGTTCGAGCGCGCGGGCATGGAGGCACTGCGCCGCAAGTCGCTTGCCCTGACCGGCCTGCTCGATGCGCTGGTGCGGGCACGGCTGCCGCAGGTGCTGGACATCGTCACCCCGTCCGAACCCGAGCGCCGCGGCTGCCAGCTCTCGCTGCGGGTGATCGCCGGCCGCGAGCGTGGCCGAGCCCTGTTCGACCACCTGCGCGCCATCGGCGTGCTGGGTGACTGGCGCGAACCGGACGTGATCCGCATTTCGCCCACTCCTCTCTACAACCGCTACCTGGACGTGCACCACTTCGTCGAGGAAGTGGAAGCCTGGGCCGGCCTGTAA